One window of Hymenobacter sp. BRD128 genomic DNA carries:
- a CDS encoding CehA/McbA family metallohydrolase: MSARIKTWQQRAGWWSLLGLLALAVPVAAQAPVEVVRQGHVPADSLYRLFYVPIEVPAGTAEIRVREDYDHAGGGVLNMGIYDPAGYQPGTLAGFRGWSGGAKTAFFINGQAASTGYVPGPVEAGTWRVLLYPSTIAPAGIDWKLTVTLVPGAAGPAFRPTPAPAVANTRPGWYQGDLHLHTLHSDGRRTPQELTDEAVAQGLDFLVSTEHNTNSANLSWGAYARPNLLLINGEEVTTTAFGHWNALGLDYTTLIDWRYAPRDSSIARYVAQVHAVGGLAIINHPFFPDTINRFRFGVRHFDGIEVWNGRWDARNEHALAWWDALLRQGHSLLAVAASDTHTAAPSPNQLGRPRTVVRAGSLSRAGIMQGLRRGRAYLVADRSIGLTLTARAGSHTAGIGDTLAVAAGHAVRVVLELRGAAAGTVTLHGEGGVLARGPVAASGPTALHWQLPAAGLPRYLRAEVRTPAGAMLALTNPIWVLPAPR; the protein is encoded by the coding sequence GTGAGCGCGCGGATTAAAACGTGGCAGCAGCGGGCCGGCTGGTGGTCTTTGCTGGGGCTGCTCGCACTAGCAGTTCCGGTGGCGGCCCAGGCCCCAGTGGAGGTAGTGCGGCAGGGCCACGTGCCGGCCGATAGCTTGTACCGGCTGTTCTACGTGCCCATTGAGGTGCCGGCGGGCACGGCCGAAATTCGGGTGCGGGAAGACTACGACCACGCGGGCGGCGGCGTGCTCAACATGGGCATCTACGACCCGGCGGGCTATCAACCGGGTACCCTAGCGGGCTTCCGGGGGTGGTCGGGCGGGGCCAAAACGGCCTTTTTTATCAACGGCCAGGCCGCTTCCACGGGCTACGTGCCAGGTCCCGTGGAGGCCGGCACCTGGCGCGTGCTGCTTTACCCCTCCACCATTGCCCCGGCCGGTATCGACTGGAAGCTGACCGTAACGCTGGTGCCGGGTGCGGCGGGGCCGGCGTTTCGGCCCACGCCCGCGCCGGCCGTGGCCAACACCCGGCCGGGCTGGTACCAGGGCGACCTGCACCTGCACACACTGCACTCGGATGGCCGGCGCACCCCGCAGGAGCTGACCGACGAAGCCGTGGCCCAGGGTCTGGATTTTCTCGTCTCGACCGAGCACAACACCAACAGCGCCAACCTAAGTTGGGGAGCTTACGCCCGGCCCAACCTGCTGCTTATCAACGGTGAGGAAGTGACCACCACGGCCTTCGGGCACTGGAATGCGCTGGGCCTAGACTATACAACCCTGATTGACTGGCGCTACGCGCCGCGCGACAGCAGCATTGCCCGCTACGTGGCCCAGGTGCACGCCGTGGGCGGCCTAGCCATCATCAACCACCCTTTCTTTCCCGACACCATCAACCGCTTCCGGTTTGGGGTGCGGCATTTCGACGGCATCGAAGTGTGGAATGGCCGCTGGGATGCCCGCAACGAGCACGCCCTGGCCTGGTGGGATGCCCTGCTGCGCCAGGGCCACTCGCTGCTGGCCGTGGCGGCTAGCGACACCCACACTGCTGCCCCATCACCCAACCAGCTCGGCCGGCCCCGCACGGTGGTACGGGCCGGCAGTTTGTCGCGAGCGGGTATCATGCAGGGTTTGCGCCGGGGTAGGGCCTACCTGGTGGCCGACCGGTCCATCGGGCTAACCTTGACCGCGCGGGCCGGCTCCCACACGGCGGGTATCGGCGATACGCTAGCGGTGGCAGCTGGGCACGCCGTGCGGGTAGTCCTGGAGCTGCGCGGCGCCGCGGCCGGCACGGTCACGCTGCACGGCGAAGGCGGCGTACTGGCCCGCGGGCCGGTGGCGGCCAGCGGCCCCACGGCGCTGCACTGGCAGCTGCCAGCAGCCGGCTTACCCCGGTATCTGCGAGCAGAGGTACGCACCCCAGCAGGCGCCATGCTGGCGCTAACCAACCCGATTTGGGTGCTACCCGCGCCGCGTTGA
- a CDS encoding phosphatidylinositol-specific phospholipase C1-like protein — translation MKILLQLSALAGILVLAAFTKPAAPLRLNQIQVIGSHNSYKQAIDPKLFKVLQKADSASMSKIDYEHVSLSEQLTKGLLALEIDVYADTQGGKYAHPKGLDLAPGQAPYDEAGLMKQPGFKVFHIQDLDYRSNALTFKLALQELKKWSLAHPTHHPVFITMNAKSEALPRPGLTVPEPFTTAVFDALDKEILDNLGADQLITPDQVRGAYPTLEAAVLHRNWPTLAAAQGKFVFVLDELGEKRATYIQGHPSLKGRVLFADAEPGTPEAAIHIMNNAKKDLAAIRSLVEKGYIIRTRADSDTQEARRNDPSSFAAAQQSGAQIISTDYYLPSTHFRSPYVVSFAGGTYFRPNPVNAGASASAAVK, via the coding sequence ATGAAAATACTATTGCAACTATCCGCGCTGGCGGGCATCCTGGTGCTGGCCGCGTTTACTAAGCCCGCCGCGCCGCTGCGCCTGAACCAGATTCAGGTCATCGGCTCGCACAACAGCTACAAGCAGGCCATCGACCCCAAGCTGTTTAAGGTGTTGCAAAAAGCCGATTCGGCCAGCATGAGCAAGATTGACTACGAGCACGTGTCGCTCAGCGAGCAGCTCACCAAGGGCCTGCTGGCCCTGGAAATCGACGTGTACGCGGATACCCAGGGCGGTAAATACGCCCACCCCAAGGGCCTGGACCTGGCTCCCGGCCAGGCACCCTACGACGAGGCCGGCCTGATGAAGCAGCCAGGCTTCAAGGTCTTTCACATTCAGGACCTCGACTACCGCAGCAACGCGCTCACCTTTAAGCTGGCCTTGCAGGAGCTGAAAAAGTGGTCGCTGGCCCACCCCACGCACCACCCGGTGTTCATCACCATGAATGCTAAGTCGGAGGCCCTGCCCCGGCCGGGCCTCACGGTGCCCGAGCCCTTTACAACGGCGGTATTTGACGCGCTGGACAAGGAAATTCTGGACAACCTGGGCGCTGACCAGCTCATTACCCCCGACCAGGTGCGCGGCGCCTACCCCACCTTAGAAGCCGCGGTGCTGCACCGTAACTGGCCCACCCTGGCGGCGGCGCAGGGCAAGTTCGTGTTCGTGCTCGATGAGCTGGGTGAGAAGCGGGCGACCTACATCCAGGGCCATCCCTCGCTGAAGGGCCGGGTGCTGTTTGCCGACGCCGAGCCCGGCACACCCGAGGCCGCCATCCATATCATGAACAACGCCAAGAAAGACCTGGCCGCTATCAGAAGCTTGGTAGAGAAGGGCTACATCATCCGCACCCGCGCCGACAGCGATACCCAGGAAGCGCGCCGCAACGACCCCAGCAGCTTCGCAGCGGCCCAGCAGTCGGGCGCCCAGATTATCAGCACCGACTACTACCTGCCCAGCACGCACTTCCGGTCGCCCTACGTAGTCAGCTTCGCGGGGGGTACCTACTTTCGGCCCAACCCGGTAAATGCGGGCGCGTCGGCTTCGGCCGCCGTCAAATAG
- a CDS encoding RagB/SusD family nutrient uptake outer membrane protein, which yields MKSKAILLTLSILAGGAYSCKKLDVPVESQFVAGNFPKTLSDYNASLGAIYSNLSSQFAVPYWRMQTLSTDEAILPARDGNFDDGGQYRQLHYHTWTPDHPNVLTIWQWAYGGITTCNRLLNITNSFGFSDAEKANRLAEIRAMRALYYFFLLDLYGNVPLVTDYPVTGSPATQPRASVYKFIESELLALTPKLPAKSSNAATNTQQYGRPTKGLVYALLAKLYLNSEVYGGAARYPDVVRMADSVQANPNYSLDARYRDIFLPNNGPQIKETIFAIPYDQQIPGNQFTRFGFFYYLVNAYGFNVGLSIAMSTTPEFYARFNLPGDFRTTTWLAGPQFVPDGNGGFTSTPVYYPNTTTQININPVLTLVPPKPMDLGNTIATQSEGVRSIKYYPDPTIIQATRLNGNDVPVLRLADVLLMKAEAILRGASATTVGSELQTPLVLVNKIRARAGAQLATSITLDGMLDERARELSWEAWRRNDLIRFGQFETEYPLPNDVLKMDKSTFRRLYPVPTIELRLNSALQQNTGY from the coding sequence ATGAAAAGCAAAGCTATTCTCCTTACTCTGAGCATACTGGCCGGGGGTGCTTACTCCTGCAAAAAGCTGGATGTGCCGGTCGAGTCGCAGTTCGTAGCCGGCAACTTTCCCAAAACTCTGTCGGACTACAACGCTTCGCTGGGGGCCATCTACTCCAACCTCTCGTCGCAGTTTGCGGTGCCCTACTGGCGCATGCAGACGCTGAGCACCGACGAGGCCATTTTGCCGGCCCGCGACGGCAACTTCGACGACGGCGGGCAGTACCGGCAGCTGCACTACCACACCTGGACGCCCGACCATCCCAACGTGCTCACCATCTGGCAGTGGGCCTACGGCGGCATCACCACCTGCAACCGCCTGCTCAACATCACCAACTCGTTTGGCTTTTCGGATGCCGAGAAGGCCAACCGCCTGGCCGAAATCCGGGCCATGCGGGCGCTCTACTATTTCTTTCTGCTCGATTTGTACGGCAACGTGCCCCTCGTGACCGACTACCCTGTTACGGGTTCGCCGGCCACGCAGCCCCGCGCCAGCGTGTACAAGTTTATCGAGAGCGAGCTGCTGGCCCTCACGCCCAAGCTGCCGGCCAAGAGCAGCAACGCGGCCACCAACACCCAGCAGTACGGCCGCCCCACCAAGGGGCTGGTGTACGCGCTGCTGGCCAAGCTCTACCTCAACTCGGAGGTGTACGGCGGGGCGGCCCGCTACCCCGACGTGGTGCGCATGGCCGACAGCGTGCAGGCCAACCCCAACTATAGCCTCGACGCCCGCTACCGCGACATTTTCCTGCCCAACAACGGGCCGCAGATTAAGGAAACCATCTTCGCCATTCCCTACGACCAGCAGATTCCGGGCAACCAGTTCACGCGCTTCGGCTTTTTCTATTACCTGGTTAATGCCTATGGCTTCAACGTGGGCCTGAGCATTGCCATGAGCACCACGCCCGAGTTTTACGCCCGCTTTAACCTGCCCGGCGACTTTCGCACCACTACCTGGCTAGCGGGCCCGCAGTTTGTGCCCGATGGCAACGGCGGCTTCACCAGCACGCCGGTGTACTACCCCAACACCACTACCCAAATTAACATTAACCCGGTGCTGACGCTGGTGCCGCCCAAGCCCATGGACCTGGGCAACACCATCGCCACCCAGTCGGAGGGCGTGCGCTCCATCAAGTACTATCCCGACCCTACTATCATTCAGGCTACCCGCCTCAACGGCAACGACGTGCCTGTGCTGCGCCTGGCCGACGTGCTGCTGATGAAGGCTGAGGCCATTTTGCGCGGGGCTAGCGCCACTACTGTGGGCAGCGAGCTGCAAACGCCGCTGGTGCTCGTCAACAAAATCAGGGCCCGTGCCGGGGCGCAGCTGGCCACCAGCATCACCCTGGATGGGATGCTCGACGAGCGTGCCCGCGAGCTGAGCTGGGAAGCCTGGCGCCGCAACGACCTCATCCGCTTCGGCCAGTTTGAAACCGAGTACCCGCTGCCCAACGACGTGCTCAAGATGGACAAAAGCACTTTCCGCCGCCTCTACCCCGTGCCCACCATCGAGCTGCGCCTGAACTCGGCCCTGCAGCAGAATACCGGGTACTAG
- a CDS encoding GH92 family glycosyl hydrolase, with translation MRFAKIWLLLGGLLAHLGPAAGQGYSQYVDPLIGSEGLGRVFIGPTAPFGMVKPGPDCTSNPNSGWLPEPTPVTGFAQVHVSGTGGGPKYGNILLMPFSGPLALGDKSAHRQAERVALGYYRAQFAQPHIQVEITASPKVSFYRLAYPPGQPKALQLDAGFFLGEQPEPDAREAQQFVGSEIEIVSDTEVRGYSRIRGGWNNGRAYTVYFTAVFDQPVAEFATWKGGRLQPGQRLQADSGEKTGALLRFQNSAGDSLKVKVGISFLSAARASDNVRAELPGWNFAQALGQLRARWNDLLGRAELSADAPLDQKKLFYTGLYHTMLMPVDRTGENPLWNGPAPYYDDFYAIWDTFRTSNPLITLLAPERETAIVNALLNIYQHDGYLPEARSGNANGRTQGGSNAEVLIADAFVKKLPGIDYRLGLAAMLKDATVPPGGNEEQEGRGGLPAYQRLGYLPYGVPRAGNRTLDYAYDDYCIAVVAKGLGQQPVYEQYRRLANNWQNLWRADYRSHGATGFIMPRDAAGKWLDTIAYGTSNIQHPTFVYTPLMREYPWYVCHWCGFFYEATSWEYSLSVPHQVPALIAKSGGRAAFRARLDTLFARKYYNVANEPSFLTPSLYHWLGRPDLSSQRIRQIIAQSFSPTPTGLPGNDDSGAMSSWLAFQMMGLYPNAGQPYYLLNAPLVRQTTLHLTGGKDFKITAHNLSPTNCYVRSARLNGRPLRQAWLAHQELVRGGELVLEMAAQPGDWGTQILPPAAD, from the coding sequence ATGCGTTTTGCTAAAATATGGCTGCTACTTGGTGGCCTGCTTGCCCACCTGGGCCCGGCCGCAGGGCAGGGCTACAGCCAGTACGTAGACCCGCTCATTGGCTCGGAGGGGCTGGGGCGGGTGTTTATCGGCCCCACCGCGCCCTTTGGAATGGTGAAGCCCGGCCCCGACTGCACCAGCAACCCCAACAGCGGCTGGCTGCCCGAGCCCACCCCCGTCACGGGCTTTGCCCAGGTGCACGTGAGCGGCACCGGCGGCGGCCCCAAGTACGGCAACATCCTGCTGATGCCCTTCAGCGGGCCGCTGGCGCTGGGCGACAAGTCGGCGCACCGCCAGGCCGAGCGCGTGGCGCTGGGCTATTATCGCGCCCAGTTCGCGCAGCCGCATATTCAGGTGGAGATTACGGCCTCGCCCAAGGTGAGCTTCTACCGCCTGGCTTACCCCCCCGGCCAACCCAAGGCGCTGCAGCTCGATGCTGGCTTCTTCCTAGGCGAGCAGCCGGAGCCCGACGCCCGTGAGGCCCAGCAGTTTGTGGGCTCGGAAATTGAAATCGTGTCCGATACCGAAGTGCGGGGCTACAGCCGCATCCGGGGCGGCTGGAACAACGGGCGGGCCTACACCGTGTACTTCACGGCCGTGTTTGACCAGCCGGTGGCCGAGTTTGCTACCTGGAAGGGCGGGCGGCTGCAACCCGGCCAGCGCCTGCAAGCCGACTCGGGTGAGAAAACCGGGGCCTTACTGCGCTTTCAAAACAGCGCCGGCGACTCGTTGAAGGTGAAGGTGGGCATCTCGTTTTTGAGCGCGGCCCGGGCCAGCGACAACGTGCGGGCCGAGCTGCCGGGCTGGAACTTTGCCCAGGCGCTGGGCCAGCTGCGCGCCCGCTGGAACGACCTGCTGGGCCGCGCCGAGCTAAGTGCCGACGCGCCCCTCGACCAGAAGAAGCTGTTCTATACCGGCCTCTATCACACGATGCTCATGCCCGTGGACCGCACCGGCGAGAACCCGCTCTGGAACGGCCCGGCACCATATTACGACGATTTTTACGCCATCTGGGACACGTTCCGGACGTCCAACCCGCTCATTACCCTGCTGGCGCCGGAGCGCGAAACGGCCATCGTCAACGCGCTGCTCAACATTTATCAGCACGACGGCTACCTGCCCGAGGCGCGCAGCGGCAACGCCAACGGCCGCACCCAGGGCGGCTCCAACGCCGAGGTGCTCATCGCCGATGCCTTCGTCAAAAAACTGCCCGGCATCGACTACCGCCTGGGCCTGGCCGCCATGCTAAAGGACGCCACCGTGCCGCCCGGCGGCAATGAGGAGCAGGAGGGCCGCGGCGGCCTACCCGCCTACCAGCGCCTGGGCTACCTGCCCTACGGCGTGCCCCGCGCTGGCAACCGCACCCTCGACTACGCCTACGACGACTACTGCATTGCAGTGGTAGCCAAGGGCCTTGGCCAGCAGCCAGTCTACGAGCAGTACCGTCGCCTAGCCAATAACTGGCAAAACCTGTGGCGCGCCGACTACCGCAGTCACGGGGCCACGGGCTTCATTATGCCTCGCGACGCGGCCGGCAAGTGGCTCGATACCATTGCCTACGGCACGTCCAACATCCAGCACCCCACCTTCGTGTACACGCCGCTCATGCGCGAGTATCCGTGGTACGTGTGCCACTGGTGCGGCTTTTTCTACGAGGCCACGTCCTGGGAATACTCGCTGAGCGTGCCGCACCAGGTGCCGGCGCTCATTGCCAAGTCGGGGGGCAGGGCGGCCTTCCGGGCCCGGCTCGACACGCTGTTTGCGCGGAAATACTACAACGTGGCCAACGAGCCGTCGTTCCTCACCCCCAGCCTCTACCACTGGCTGGGGCGGCCCGATTTGAGTAGCCAGCGCATTCGTCAGATTATTGCCCAGAGCTTCAGCCCCACGCCCACCGGCCTGCCTGGCAACGACGACTCGGGGGCCATGTCGTCGTGGCTGGCCTTCCAGATGATGGGCCTTTATCCCAACGCTGGCCAGCCCTACTACCTGCTCAACGCCCCGCTGGTGCGGCAAACCACCCTGCACCTGACCGGCGGTAAGGACTTCAAAATCACCGCCCATAACCTCTCGCCTACCAACTGCTACGTGCGGTCGGCCCGCCTCAACGGCCGGCCCTTGCGCCAGGCCTGGCTAGCCCACCAAGAGCTGGTGCGCGGCGGCGAGCTGGTGCTGGAAATGGCCGCCCAGCCCGGCGACTGGGGCACCCAAATCTTACCCCCCGCCGCCGACTAG